A stretch of DNA from Vanacampus margaritifer isolate UIUO_Vmar chromosome 1, RoL_Vmar_1.0, whole genome shotgun sequence:
TGCGGCGTGCAAGCTGAGGTACTCACAAGCTGGTACCACACATTCCCTGATGTGATAAAGTCTATTAAAGTGACTCCTGCATTTTGGGTTGACATAGAGAGGACCTGAAGAGGAcaggaaatgttaaacttagcATGCAGACAGGATGGCTGCAGCCTGGATTCAAACCCCCAACAGACATTACTACactatgaattattttttttaaatgcatgacaGATTTCATAACATTAGCATATGACCATATAAAGGACCTGACCTGTTAGGTGTTTGATGATCTTGTCTTTATGCTGCAGATCTCTGCTCTGAGCTGCAGAAACAAAATAGAATCAATGGAATCACTTTCCTGCATTTAAATGCCGTGTCAATAATGTTACAGTGCCTTACAATATGCTTTTTAGCAATAAAGCCCctgccttattttttttctatgaacACTTGTACCTACTTTGACAACCACTGAACTAAGCAATGTCCAGTGCTTGCTATTTGAAAAACTTTAATCACCATTGCAGTGCAATAACCACCAGTGTTAGTAACTAAAAGTAGTAATAATATTAGCTTTCCCCAGTAACGAGTAGAGTAAcaatagatagacagatagatagatagatagatagatagatagatagatagatagatagatagatagatagatagaaagacagacagacagacagatagatagatagatagatagacagacagacagacagacagacagacagacagatagatagatagatagatagatagatagatagatagatagatagatagatagatagaaagatagacagacagacagacagacagacagacagatagatagatagatagatagatagatagatagatagatagatagatagatagatagatagatagatagatagatacagtagatgCTATCTGTTAGCCTATGGCATTTCCCATTATGAGCTAGCATTAACTTATCAGCCATTTCTAGAACAACTCATTGGTCAGGTGACTTTTATTTCAAGGCATCCCCGTATAGGCCTACTGATCTGAACTAAATTAACCAGCTATATGAGTAGAACTCTACTGACCTAATTGAACGCTGGACCTAGTCTTTGGGTGCCACTCGCCCTGGTGTCCGCTGAGTCTCTGCGCCAACTCCGTTGTTTCAATGGCGCGTTGGCTCACCAATTTGAGGAGGCTGTGAGCCTCTTGGTGACCAGAGCTTTTGAGGAGGGCAGCAACAGCGCCATAACCGACGACCAGCAATAGTGTGAACGTCACCGACAGCCACTGGACCATCGTCACTgaggggacacacacacaaacacatagaCGTCTTTCAGATGTGATGTgtgattttcaagaaaaacgTGGGGCTTCCAATTTTTTACAATCAAATACTCTAATCTGCCATGACAGATATTTAATTACTGGGTAATTCCAGAAGGAGGACATTTTCTGTACACCAATTAAATTTTCTAGTAATCCACCaacaaaatacagaaacatgTACTTGCTGTGTCAATTATACTGCTCCGCCTGAGACACAATGGAACTGTagcagtaataaaaaataattcctaAATGATAATTCCGAATGGCTTTTTTAATCTTGTCCTTCAATCTTGATGACTAACATATCAAATATAACAGCTGAGACAAGTTTTAAGTCAATTGTGATTTTGTTTCCCCCCAAATTGCAACTATGCTCCCAAGTTGTGTCTCAACATACACATGACACAACCCTGTTACTTAACCTTTTAGCTGTCTagggaaagagaaaaaaaagtgagctacATGACTCAACAGAAACAGTGTCACTTAGTTGCCcaaaaactaaactcaaaaagcacaaatgtaacattattcGTGAGAAAAGGAGCGTGTGCAGTCCAATATTTTATGTACTTTAgtaatcaagttttttttaaagtgttgtgGAGGATTTGGGTTTGGAAAATTCCTCAGTTTCAGAAAATTCCACATATGACAGGCTTATGTTGCTACTTTTCTGTTAATAGAGTAATATTATTCAAATAACATTTGACTACAATTGTAAATGATGttttcacaaattttgtatgtttttcagGTAACAAGGCTTTCCCAAATTCAGCAAAATAATGTGATTTGACAAACAAAATATCATGAGAAAATGGCACTGTTTATGATTGAGATGAACAAATCGAATTATATACTACATAGCCTGCTTTAATtggatttattcatttatttttgtttgtttgtttgtttgtgaaaacaattcatgaaataaatggtacatttttcaaaattgttggtGCCTGAATTGTCCTCCATCTCGAAATAGCCCCTGCCCGCAGCATTGATCATTTACACCTATGCAATTCAAcaaagagctaaaaaaaaaaaaaaaaaaaaaaattctttgttttttaaattacaattgtGTAATTTCCTTTACAACCCATTAATTCCCGCACCTGTACCTCTTGTCTTGCTCTCCCGGGTCCCTATAGTGTCCCGTCCAGGTTTCACTATATCCACACACGCACTGAAGCTGTCAgtccatcatcatcctcatcttcataCTTAACTGAAATCGAGTGAGACGGAAGGACCACTTCTCGACGAGGTTCCCCTTCTCCTCCCTCCTCGTACTCCTCctagaggaggaggaagatacAAGAGCGCAAGCTGCACGTGCAGGCACACGACGAACGGAACGGGAAAAGTTTGAGAAGAAGTTGTCTCCACAACGCGGGGACAAAGTCGAATGACGTCAAACAAATCACTTTTCGTCGTTTGGGTGTGACGGCGTTCCCTCACCTGCACATGTTACCGGTTAcgtgaaataaaaacatctggGGTGGCCAATCACAGCGTCGCACCAGCTCCGCCCATAAATTCTTAaaacttcaccccccccccccccccaaaaaaaaatactgtagccTATGGATGGATTGAATCATACAATGTGGGTAAAAGGCATTTCATTCTAGACTGAACACTTGAaaacgtttttatgttgttgttttttggccaGAAGAGAGATTTCATAGATTTCTTAGTTTCCGGAAAAGGAGTACATCAGAATTTGAAAAGTGGAGAAACCCTCTGCTGACCATGgagtaaaattacattttaatttaagaagTGGAGTGCTGCTCAatagtttgtgaacctcttgaacaatttggattttccaattgtttcaacctgattttgttcaatctgaaccattacattttatatgaaataacagatGTAGGTTTAGCAactcaatgcattgttctttttttaatcaattgtgtagtcaaaacttaattaagaagagtttttggtcaattcatgtaggtgcaaaagtaagtgaaccctgagctgcattgcttaaaacaagcagtcaagtaggatcaggtggaacaaattggtagctaaactaaccactgaaatggaccaataaaATGAGAGATGTTTAGCggagaaattgtgcatcactgactgaaacagagacaaaaccccGTCACTtaagtcttacccaggtgaacccatacaggtcagtcatgctgagaggaagagaaatctcagcgGACATCAgcaagtgggtagtgacagcacatctgtctggggaaagctataaagtcatctaaaaaaaaaatcgctttatcattccactgtgaagcagatcatctgcaactagagaacaccgaaaattactacaatccagcctagaagtggatgagcttctaaaatatcagcgagacccacaagaaaaatgataattcagggatttgcagacctattttgctgcatctgggacacatgtgcattcttcaacaatcagaagaaatgTACGCAACAGTAAAAATACTACTCACTGCAAGACTGACTCCGGATCATCGCCACACGTTTATATTCTTAAGAGCTCAAATTTGAAATACAAGCCCTGCATGGGGGCAGCAGACTCAAATCACTTCATAATAAGTTGCCGTTTGGCTTATAGTGAAAGATCcttcaaaaaagaggcttcaatcTGTTTAGTTAATGGATGTGGTTGTCattcaatttgtgaaaaaaaaaaagaaatcgtaTGAGTGGAAAATCTTTTATTTAGCacttttcaaaattattttatacataccTCCTTCACTTTTCATCACTTTGCATGATTTCTTACACCATATTCATCTCATATATTGCTTTTTGATACAAAACCCAGATTTATTGCTACTAAAATGATCACAGGTTCCACCCTTGTTCAGTTTGTGCAACGGGACTACAGTACAGCAGATGATAAAACCAGGAGACAATGAACCTAAAATAGTATGATACAGTATATGACATGACATTACATTACAGTAGAgactaatttattcatttaaccttGTTTGAGAAAATAATGACAATGTTCAAAAACTGATCTCATGTCCATGTGCATGCAACAATGagaacaaaacatgacagaacatGATTTTACGAGTCTTTTGTTCTGAGACTTTAAGGATTGTAATAGCCATTTCTGTTACGCGTTTATTTGTTAATCCTCCCACCACTTGGGGGAGCAGTGGTGCCAATTTGCCCTGGCCCCGAGACTACTTAATCAATGGGATGATGAGGTGTAACCAGTGGGGGGAAGCAAACAGTGACCGTGGTGTCGTGGTCATTATGGAATCATGTTTTCTGTCCAAATGGAACAATTTTGAAATGAAccgtaagtaaataaatgatcattGTAAAGTCGAAACTGGAGTGAATCTTCGTCATCGAACCACGCGTCAAAACAACAACCCACAGGTAACCATGGTGACCTGTTTTGATTGTCAAGAGGGTCACTACAGAGATACATAAAGAATTTTTGGTTTTGGGGTGAATTTCAGGATGAACATAAAATGCACTACAAACTTTATGGGTTCATTTAATTGTACCTTTTTAAACCAACTCTTtgtttcaatactttttttcacaGCTTTCTCTTCTTTAACATGGAGctgaatggcaaaattcacaacagttgTTTCCTCCCCGAGTACCAGTGCTAGATGATAAATGCCCATCCCAAAATGTCATTCAAAAACCAAATGTCGCAAACTTCTTGTGAGTAGTCAAGTGTACATCTTACTCCTCTTCTCCTTCCTTCTCATAGATTGCAGTCATGGGGCCAGCAAAGTGACGATGGCGAGCAGTCAACCGCCGACTTGCCGAACAGGGAGCGGTGTGAAGGCAACGTCGCGTGGCAAGGGAGGAACGAACCAAGAAGTGTGGCGAGTATAACCTTGTTTGCCTCATCGCCAAGGGCGTGCTCATGTTTGGGCATGTTTGTGCCACATTGAGAGTCAGTTGAGTGTTTACCGTACACAAGACGCGGGCAGCAGGAGCAGCAGCTATGCGAAGACGCTCAACAGCCGATATACGACAGGACGACTGCAAGCGACTCCCCTTTCTCAACAGTAGTGTCTTGAAGCGCTCACTTTTCGCCGATCTTTTACCTTTGAGGGTTACAAAAGATTGTGGTGTTGGTCGAGGTCGTGGGTCGGATGAGGTCAGACTGGAAGAATCTCTTCGTCCAAACATTTTCCGCTTTGACCTGAGACAGACGGACGGATAAGACATTTTCACTTCTTTTGGATGGCGAGCTTGTATTTTCTTGTCACAATGACGACAGAGGAGGGAAGGAAGCTGACTAGAAGAATGttggcaaaaatgttgacagcAGAGGGTGCGTCTaagtcagtggttctcaaactggggtccGGGGATCTTCATAAGCCATAAATTGGTTGCAACAAATTATGTCATATCATTTTTAAAGGGGACGTCAACCCCcccaacatttcttgacaataatgtgttctattcagccccactagtctaaaaacggtattctggttaatattgcgttagtggaatatgagttaagcagcaaaacccagcagtttttatcaatatcagaaggtggccattttgccgcttactgtcgactgaagatgacataacggttgctcaggtctcaagtaacaaccaatcacagcttagcttcatAAAACaagtgagctatgattggttgttgccctTGCCCTAaactactgtgatgtcatcttcagtcgacagcaagtggcaagtagccaccttctgatattgataaaaatggtTGGCTTTAGCTTCATAGCTCATAacacattgtcaagaaatgtctaatattgacttcccctttaaaagcgCATACTTACATATGGGGAGCGACGaaccaataaaacaaatatactaAGGTCCCTGGAccaaaaaagtttgagaacccctgTTCTAAGGCTATCACCTGCTTGCCTTCACTTACTGCCCATCAAGCCGTTCCTTCCCATAATGCACTGCTTCATGTGGGAGGAAACAAGCACGTGAGTCAACCTGATGGACATGTTGTGTGTTTCTTATACACGTGTGTGGCGTGTACCTGTGAATGACAGTGAAAAGGTCCTCAGTTGTTCGTGGTCCCGGCGATCCACCTGTAAAGAAACCAGCTGCACATTCACAAGAGAAGCTGCCTAATGACATCAGAGTTTGCGTGAAACAATGACAGCGGGAACCGGCGTACCATCACAACGCCGGCCGGCATCCGTCGTCTTCCTGGCCTCAAAcacctcctcttcatcctgtGGCTCTTCTATGAGGAGGTCACTCAGTGAAACTGCTCCTTGCAAGTTGTCACTGGACAACACGCTGCTCAGGGAGCAGCTTCTCGGACCAATCAGAGCACGCAAACTACTCTCCCTTGTCTGTGACTCAGCCTCTTCGTCtgaggatgaagatgacgatgatgaagaggatgacAATACCCTACCCGATGACATCATAAGCAGCTGTCTTCCTACTGCTCTTCTCTTCTTCCTTGATTTGCTATTTTTGGTGTTGGCAAACATCATCGTTGTCTTTCTCTGCTCCTCGtcttcttcctcatcctcaCCCAGTGACCTCATCATCCTTCTGTGACATTGTTTGTCCACCTCTTGTTGGAGTGATGTTCCAGCACCAATTTGGGCTGCTAAAGTGCTACGTGTTAAAGTCTCTAAAGTGCACCATGGTCCAGGAATGGTGCCGTCGAAGGACGACAAAACATCCACCATGCTCGATGAATGGCAGCCCTTATTGCTTGATGAGCTGTCACTGTGCAACATGTTACCTGTGGGTCCAACTACACATTTTGTGTTATTGGTGGTCTCAGGAACGGACTGTGGATTTACACGGTCAGATGCACTGCCGCCCTTCCCTTTTAGCTTTTCTCTGGCCTCTGGAGATGCTATCACCCCCAGAATACCAAGACTGGGTTTCTGTGGAAGGATGGGCTTCTTCCTCAAGCTTCCAACCTCACGTGGATCTCTATGAGAATCCCCCAGATGTATTTGGCCATTTATAAGTTGATCATCTTGGGTCACAGTCTGGATATGAGACTCATCCTTGGACACCACCATACAGCTAGACAATATTTCAGGTTGCTGTTGTTCTGAATTATCATGGGCAGGGGTATGAAGGCTCAGAGCATCGTCTAGCCGAGGCGTGTCAGAAAACTTGGTACCGGCCATCCTGCTCTTTGGGTGTTGGACTTCCTGGTTTGCGATGGAGCGAAGCTTGACGCTCCGCAAAGCCTGTGCAGTGACAAGGGGGCAGGAGACTACGTTTGAACCTTTCACACTGCAATTTGGGGATGTGCCAAGGCCTGGTGGCAGGTGTAATCTGGCGAGTTGGTGGGTGACAGCGGGAGATGTCGAAAACAGTACAGCATGATGGGAAGACTGCTTGATTGCATGGGAGTACGGAGGCGGAGGGGGTCGAGAGGCCAATGGAGGTGGGAGGGATGTTGGGATTGATGATGGCGGTAGGGAAGGAGGAAGGGATGAAGGTAGGAGAGTAaggggaggaggtggaggaggaagatATGAAGGTGGCAGAGGACTGAGATGAAGAGGTGGGGGTTGAAGAGGAATGGAAGGAGGAAGAGAAGATGGCGGTAGATGAGTGGTCTCAAGATGAACAGATGATGGGAGAGAGGATGGGAAATGAGAGGGGTGAGGAGAAAGAGAGGAGGATAGCagaggagtgggaggtagagaTAATGGTTTGGTAGGAGTGGGGTGAAGAGAAAGATTTGATGGTGggaggggaggaggaagaggaagagtaGAAGGTGGAAGAGGACTGGGATGAAGTGATGGCCGTGGAAGAGGAGAGGAAGGAGCAAGAGAAGACGTTTGGAGATGAGCcggcggaagaggaagagaggACGGTGGGAGAGGAGGTGGAGGGGTAAGAGATGAAGGCGTGAAAGGAGAAAGGTGAGGAGGAAGAGTAGAAGGTGGCAGTGGAGTAGGATGAAGAGAAAGTGGCAGGGgtgggggaggaggaagagaagaaggTGACCTAGGTGTGGGATGAAGGGATAACAGTTGGAGAGGAGGTGGGTGGTGAGTAGAAGTTGggagaggaggtggaggagggggAGTTGGAAGCAAGTGGGCAGGGGGATAAGTACGCTGGGTAGAGGAGttggaggaggagcaggatgacaaggaagaggtggaggaaaaggaggaagagattgaggagaggagagaggaCCTCCTCTCTGGAGGGTGGGGTTTTGACTTCTTGGGAGAAAGGGGGAGGGAGGTTGCATAAGGGTAGAAGAAAGGATAGTTTTGAGAAACAGAGAAGGCGCCTGGGGGAGTTCCTGTTGGCGAGGGATTGAACTGGCTGGAGTAACCACTAGAGGGGGGAGCGAGACACTGAAGTCGTCCCTCCTCTTTTGAGATGGGAGAATCATGGGGGAGGTGAGGATTGTAGCCATTAGTTGAAGGGAGTTTGTCGTATGAATCTGCCTGTTCAAAAGGTTCAAAAGTCGTGACTGTGCCACAGTCAATCCCACTCTGGCGTCGTTTGCTATGGTTCCGAGGTACCCAGGGATCGTGCAAGGTCTGGGTTGATGACCGAGGACTGCGCTCCACACCGAGGCTGGATGGCGTACGACATGACTTACTGCGGCTTATTCGGCGCCGAAGGGAGTCGGACCGTAAAGGTGGCAGAGGCGGACGCTTGGACTTCCGGAGAGAGATGCTgcggcaggaggaggaggaagtgctGGATGATCTACTTCGACTCTGCGCGGAAGACAGGGTCACATCCTCCGAGTACACCGACTCAAAGTTGCAAGGGGAGGAGCAAGCAGAAGAAACCACGGAAACAGGAATTGAATCCAGGTTGATGGGAGTCCAACCACCACCAGTGGGACACAGAGACTGGAGGGAAAAATGGCTTCCGCAGCGTGACAGGGTTGACGCCGCATCAAGAGACTCTGCATCTGCTATTGAAGTGGAAGGGGAGCGGCAGTGGGTGCAATTTTGAGACTGGCCAACATGATCACAAGAGCAAGTCGGCCAACATTCCCGGGGAGAGGCAGGCTTGCTGAGATGAGAGGGGGAAGGACACTGAGGAGTAACCCTTGCGCTTAGGTCACAGGGCAGCAGCGGCTGGAGCTCACTGGGAAAATCCTATAGATGGGACAAAGTCTTAGTTCAGTTCAGAAAACGTCTTTGTCCTAAAGGGAAACTTGTCTCCtaacttgtttattttctatccaatgtaaaacagtcaaaGAAAAGGTACACGATAAAGCATAGACGGTTGACAGAATGTCTCGTTGAAACAGACCTGCGAACAGGATGAGGAGGCGCTTAGTGTCCTGTAGGAGACACTGTTACAGCTGGCATCTGAATCCAGAGAGGAGCTGGTGGCCATGCGGGGCAGGCTGCGGACGTCAGAGGAGCGGGAGAGGCTGTCGACACGTGGTGAGGTGAGGGACATCATAAGGCTGGCTAGCCCCTGTCCTGTCGGGGCTCGGATCTTCCTCGCCAGTGATTCTCGCTTCTTGATGAccatctcctcctcttcctgttGGGCAAGTGGAGAGGCCCGGGAGCATTGATCTGTAGGTGAATCTGAAGTGGAACACAGGAGGAGATGTTATGGAATACAGTGAAATGACTGATTTTGATTGGTGGAGGAACTAGAGCCGTATTTCCCAACTTCATTGCCTCTTATGTATTTGCTGAACACACTTGCATTATTTTCATCTAATGGAAGAGGATTTCCTTGTTCTGTCTATCACTATAGGTCACTGGGAAAGATAGAACAAAGACACAGTATTATTTGttgtaatgaaataataattttcagaccAGTTAAGTGAAATGTTTCCTGTGTGACACCTGATGTTTGCACAGTGGGTGTGAATCATTCAACCAAAGAGTGTTACCTTGTTTATTGATGACATCGACAGGATTCCCAGTGACATGTGTCATGTGGCGATTTAGATTCTGATGGCGGCGGGATGAGGAGTCTGCCACTTTGCGGAAGCTGGCCTGGCGATCAAAGCTCTGACCTGTCACCAATTTTGAAGATACAACTTGTTGGATTAAGCCTCATCTGGGCCCGAACACAAGTGGAAGCTCAAGTcgttttttcaacattttgacttGAGTTGAGCTTCACTTTCCATTTCAACTAAGGCCCAAATCGCATTCTAACCTGAGACCAGGCCCGGTGCCCACCTGTTATGTTGATCGGAACTATTTCAGCTGTCACAGCATCTGCCTGTTGCCTCATCCTCTCCTCTGGGGTCGGGAGTCGGGGGATGGCTTCTGCCTTCGCGCCAAGATCCGTCTCGCAAGCAAAGACGTCCCAACAGGTGGTGAGATCCATCGGGTTGAGGACAAGTGGGGTCAGAGGGCGTGTGTCGTTGAGGATGACTGTTTCCTCTCCATCCGAAGAGGCTGAGGACTGGGACAACATCTTGGTTTATTCACATGGGTAAATCTACTTTAAATTTAGTCTAATCTACCCGGGATGGGTTGAATTGAACCACTGGAACAGTCACTCAGATAGTTGAAActaacttaaaggggaagtcaactaaaactaaaaataaaaatcttgacaataatatattctatgcagccccactagtcaaaacatggtattctg
This window harbors:
- the nhsl1a gene encoding uncharacterized protein nhsl1a isoform X1 — translated: MISYVDCLGRDGAGNSVASQCWNSGPDEEQDQLLPRRITPLQPKTEGSLRRRLLTAKIHQHHEAIWGRNAGMAGWPPSGDKKHLPPHLQYPNPWYGQNCSPQGRIYTSVPSEVHGKPLLTDIHGKQTVQSYQVPRPALTQWRRTSSYPPTPEPRPGYTPPDPSPLKVPSPFKELEVAPQYSHRASKRRKRKFFSFKKQQQKEATPLLHNAKDGDRWSIHYTTQKPQQGLFFIPAKKQHASAEDLQAFSRVTQHGDSKPTTSLLCTPSPTSFTSPGLCQSEGRVHRRWRDKSRKMRSTFWDFLSQSCFSVCLEWSVWRRKSSASSDGEETVILNDTRPLTPLVLNPMDLTTCWDVFACETDLGAKAEAIPRLPTPEERMRQQADAVTAEIVPINITGQSFDRQASFRKVADSSSRRHQNLNRHMTHVTGNPVDVINKQDSPTDQCSRASPLAQQEEEEMVIKKRESLARKIRAPTGQGLASLMMSLTSPRVDSLSRSSDVRSLPRMATSSSLDSDASCNSVSYRTLSASSSCSQDFPSELQPLLPCDLSARVTPQCPSPSHLSKPASPRECWPTCSCDHVGQSQNCTHCRSPSTSIADAESLDAASTLSRCGSHFSLQSLCPTGGGWTPINLDSIPVSVVSSACSSPCNFESVYSEDVTLSSAQSRSRSSSTSSSSCRSISLRKSKRPPLPPLRSDSLRRRISRSKSCRTPSSLGVERSPRSSTQTLHDPWVPRNHSKRRQSGIDCGTVTTFEPFEQADSYDKLPSTNGYNPHLPHDSPISKEEGRLQCLAPPSSGYSSQFNPSPTGTPPGAFSVSQNYPFFYPYATSLPLSPKKSKPHPPERRSSLLSSISSSFSSTSSLSSCSSSNSSTQRTYPPAHLLPTPPPPPPLPTSTHHPPPLQLLSLHPTPRSPSSLPPPPPLPLSLHPTPLPPSTLPPHLSPFTPSSLTPPPPLPPSSLPLPPAHLQTSSLAPSSPLPRPSLHPSPLPPSTLPLPPPLPPSNLSLHPTPTKPLSLPPTPLLSSSLSPHPSHFPSSLPSSVHLETTHLPPSSLPPSIPLQPPPLHLSPLPPSYLPPPPPPLTLLPSSLPPSLPPSSIPTSLPPPLASRPPPPPYSHAIKQSSHHAVLFSTSPAVTHQLARLHLPPGLGTSPNCSVKGSNVVSCPLVTAQALRSVKLRSIANQEVQHPKSRMAGTKFSDTPRLDDALSLHTPAHDNSEQQQPEILSSCMVVSKDESHIQTVTQDDQLINGQIHLGDSHRDPREVGSLRKKPILPQKPSLGILGVIASPEAREKLKGKGGSASDRVNPQSVPETTNNTKCVVGPTGNMLHSDSSSSNKGCHSSSMVDVLSSFDGTIPGPWCTLETLTRSTLAAQIGAGTSLQQEVDKQCHRRMMRSLGEDEEEDEEQRKTTMMFANTKNSKSRKKRRAVGRQLLMMSSGRVLSSSSSSSSSSSDEEAESQTRESSLRALIGPRSCSLSSVLSSDNLQGAVSLSDLLIEEPQDEEEVFEARKTTDAGRRCDGGSPGPRTTEDLFTVIHRSKRKMFGRRDSSSLTSSDPRPRPTPQSFVTLKGKRSAKSERFKTLLLRKGSRLQSSCRISAVERLRIAAAPAARVLCTVNTQLTLNVAQTCPNMSTPLAMRQTRLYSPHFLVRSSLATRRCLHTAPCSASRRLTARHRHFAGPMTAIYEKEGEEE
- the nhsl1a gene encoding uncharacterized protein nhsl1a isoform X2; the encoded protein is MISYVDCLGRDGAGNSVASQCWNSGPDEEQDQLLPRRITPLQPKTEGSLRRRLLTAKIHQHHEAIWGRNAGMAGWPPSGDKKHLPPHLQYPNPWYGQNCSPQGRIYTSVPSEVHGKPLLTDIHGKQTVQSYQVPRPALTQWRRTSSYPPTPEPRPGYTPPDPSPLKVPSPFKELEVAPQYSHRASKRRKRKFFSFKKQQQKEATPLLHNAKDGDRWSIHYTTQKPQQGLFFIPAKKQHASAEDLQAFSRVTQHGDSKPTTSLLCTPSPTSFTSPGLCQSEGRVHRRWRDKSRKMSSASSDGEETVILNDTRPLTPLVLNPMDLTTCWDVFACETDLGAKAEAIPRLPTPEERMRQQADAVTAEIVPINITGQSFDRQASFRKVADSSSRRHQNLNRHMTHVTGNPVDVINKQDSPTDQCSRASPLAQQEEEEMVIKKRESLARKIRAPTGQGLASLMMSLTSPRVDSLSRSSDVRSLPRMATSSSLDSDASCNSVSYRTLSASSSCSQDFPSELQPLLPCDLSARVTPQCPSPSHLSKPASPRECWPTCSCDHVGQSQNCTHCRSPSTSIADAESLDAASTLSRCGSHFSLQSLCPTGGGWTPINLDSIPVSVVSSACSSPCNFESVYSEDVTLSSAQSRSRSSSTSSSSCRSISLRKSKRPPLPPLRSDSLRRRISRSKSCRTPSSLGVERSPRSSTQTLHDPWVPRNHSKRRQSGIDCGTVTTFEPFEQADSYDKLPSTNGYNPHLPHDSPISKEEGRLQCLAPPSSGYSSQFNPSPTGTPPGAFSVSQNYPFFYPYATSLPLSPKKSKPHPPERRSSLLSSISSSFSSTSSLSSCSSSNSSTQRTYPPAHLLPTPPPPPPLPTSTHHPPPLQLLSLHPTPRSPSSLPPPPPLPLSLHPTPLPPSTLPPHLSPFTPSSLTPPPPLPPSSLPLPPAHLQTSSLAPSSPLPRPSLHPSPLPPSTLPLPPPLPPSNLSLHPTPTKPLSLPPTPLLSSSLSPHPSHFPSSLPSSVHLETTHLPPSSLPPSIPLQPPPLHLSPLPPSYLPPPPPPLTLLPSSLPPSLPPSSIPTSLPPPLASRPPPPPYSHAIKQSSHHAVLFSTSPAVTHQLARLHLPPGLGTSPNCSVKGSNVVSCPLVTAQALRSVKLRSIANQEVQHPKSRMAGTKFSDTPRLDDALSLHTPAHDNSEQQQPEILSSCMVVSKDESHIQTVTQDDQLINGQIHLGDSHRDPREVGSLRKKPILPQKPSLGILGVIASPEAREKLKGKGGSASDRVNPQSVPETTNNTKCVVGPTGNMLHSDSSSSNKGCHSSSMVDVLSSFDGTIPGPWCTLETLTRSTLAAQIGAGTSLQQEVDKQCHRRMMRSLGEDEEEDEEQRKTTMMFANTKNSKSRKKRRAVGRQLLMMSSGRVLSSSSSSSSSSSDEEAESQTRESSLRALIGPRSCSLSSVLSSDNLQGAVSLSDLLIEEPQDEEEVFEARKTTDAGRRCDGGSPGPRTTEDLFTVIHRSKRKMFGRRDSSSLTSSDPRPRPTPQSFVTLKGKRSAKSERFKTLLLRKGSRLQSSCRISAVERLRIAAAPAARVLCTVNTQLTLNVAQTCPNMSTPLAMRQTRLYSPHFLVRSSLATRRCLHTAPCSASRRLTARHRHFAGPMTAIYEKEGEEE